A genome region from Anastrepha ludens isolate Willacy chromosome 3, idAnaLude1.1, whole genome shotgun sequence includes the following:
- the LOC128857081 gene encoding protein spaetzle-like — protein MWFYRLLLQLSLLGIMWPMRSTADNRQLTALNEVFDENLDSIFKVGPGFAVFNETKVRPASFDDVICPERLNGMPFCTEVPDYLDLPKLDNFNREDFEKFKSYFKDDFVIPNVKSRIDGEPMESYFCDSRTRLIYPKVAQSRESKWLMVVQHPQYKQGVLVEQCENEDAPCKYEELLPFYITTKCRQHFVYRNLVVVVDGRMQENMVKLPNACKCVLRNIDKPRRKKGREKKRNL, from the coding sequence ATGTGGTTTTATCGATTGCTGTTGCAGCTCTCGCTACTTGGTATTATGTGGCCTATGAGATCCACTGCCGACAACCGGCAACTAACAGCGCTAAATGAAGTTTTTGATGAGAATTTGGACAGCATTTTTAAAGTAGGACCTGGTTTTGCTGTATTCAATGAGACGAAAGTAAGGCCAGCAAGCTTTGATGATGTTATTTGCCCAGAACGACTTAACGGAATGCCATTTTGCACAGAGGTACCAGATTATCTGGACTTACCTAAGTTGGATAATTTCAACCGAGAAGACTTTGAAAAGTTCAAATCCTATTTCAAAGATGATTTTGTAATACCAAATGTGAAGAGTCGCATTGATGGTGAGCCCATGGAGAGTTATTTTTGCGACAGTAGGACACGTTTAATATACCCGAAGGTGGCTCAATCAAGAGAATCCAAGTGGCTGATGGTGGTGCAACACCCACAATACAAACAAGGCGTTTTAGTGGAGCAGTGTGAGAACGAGGACGCGCCTTGTAAATACGAGGAACTCTTACCTTTCTACATAACTACGAAGTGTAGACAGCATTTTGTCTATAGAAATTTGGTGGTGGTGGTCGATGGCCGAATGCAGGAGAATATGGTGAAATTGCCAAATGCGTGCAAGTGTGTTTTGAGGAATATCGATAAGCCGAGGCGCAAGAAAGGAAGggagaaaaaacgaaatttgtag